In one window of Paenarthrobacter nicotinovorans DNA:
- a CDS encoding LLM class flavin-dependent oxidoreductase, with the protein MTVPLSILDLATIGKGQTVAESLAGSVAMAQKAEELGYRRVWYAEHHNMSAIASSATSVLIAHVAAHTNTIRLGAGGVMLPNHSPLTIAEQFGTLETLHPGRIDLGLGRAPGSDQNTMRALRRDHTSSDRFPQDVLELQGYLTGPTRIQGVEATPGKGTNVPLYILGSSLFGAQLAAQLGLPYAFASHFAPAALQDAVAVYRREFKPSEQLSEPYVIAGVNVTAADTNAEAQAINLAVKRARVSLFFGGGREFTDDEADMVLDSPQGQHIAQMMKFSAVGTKDVVREYLDEFARFADADELIVAHQSIGTAERLRSVELLAEVAGLVPA; encoded by the coding sequence CTGTTCCTCTTTCCATCCTCGACCTGGCAACCATCGGGAAGGGCCAGACGGTGGCGGAGAGCCTTGCGGGCAGTGTCGCCATGGCGCAGAAGGCCGAAGAGCTTGGCTACCGTCGGGTCTGGTACGCCGAGCACCACAACATGTCCGCCATCGCGTCGTCGGCCACGAGCGTGCTGATCGCCCACGTCGCCGCGCACACCAACACCATCCGCCTGGGCGCCGGCGGTGTGATGCTGCCCAACCACTCGCCGTTGACCATCGCCGAACAATTCGGCACCTTGGAGACGCTCCACCCGGGACGCATCGACCTCGGTTTGGGACGTGCCCCCGGCAGCGACCAGAACACCATGCGTGCGCTGCGCCGTGACCACACATCCTCCGACAGGTTCCCGCAGGACGTCCTGGAACTGCAGGGCTACCTCACAGGCCCCACCCGCATCCAGGGTGTCGAAGCGACGCCAGGCAAGGGCACCAACGTGCCGCTGTACATTCTGGGTTCCTCGCTCTTCGGCGCGCAGCTGGCCGCCCAGCTGGGTTTGCCGTACGCCTTCGCTTCACACTTCGCCCCGGCCGCGCTGCAGGACGCCGTGGCTGTTTACCGGCGTGAGTTCAAGCCCTCGGAACAGTTGTCCGAGCCGTACGTGATCGCGGGAGTGAACGTCACCGCGGCGGACACCAATGCCGAGGCGCAGGCCATCAACCTGGCAGTGAAGCGTGCACGGGTCTCCCTGTTCTTCGGTGGCGGACGCGAGTTCACGGATGACGAAGCGGATATGGTCCTCGACTCCCCGCAGGGCCAGCACATCGCCCAGATGATGAAGTTCTCGGCCGTCGGCACCAAGGACGTTGTCCGCGAGTACCTGGATGAGTTCGCCCGGTTCGCAGACGCAGACGAATTGATCGTGGCCCACCAGAGCATCGGCACTGCGGAGCGTTTGCGGTCCGTGGAGCTGCTTGCCGAGGTAGCTGGCCTGGTACCGGCGTAA
- a CDS encoding AEC family transporter — protein sequence MIGVLSGFFVVWAIILVGMFVGRRGILGDNARSVLSSLTFFVASPALLFETLSKAKLHDVFAAPLLVTAVGAVITGLLFFLIVKLWLKRSMPEALMSSMSASLANSANLGIPIAVFVLGDASYVAPLLIFQLAFFTPMYLMALDASTSSHRTTPLRFVLMIVRNPMIVGSALGLLVAGTGFQVPTLILEPIHLIGGAAIPAMLMAFGMSLNGSRPLQKSAGRRLDTLLASGFKLVVHPLVAYLFARFALGMDGHALFAVVVTAALPTAQNVFVAANRYQAGITVAKDTVLITTIVAVPAMIAVALLLT from the coding sequence ATGATCGGCGTCCTGTCCGGGTTTTTCGTTGTCTGGGCCATCATCCTGGTGGGCATGTTCGTTGGCCGTCGCGGCATCCTCGGTGACAACGCCCGCTCCGTGTTAAGTTCCCTGACGTTCTTCGTGGCTAGCCCCGCGCTCCTCTTCGAGACCTTGAGCAAGGCGAAACTGCATGATGTTTTCGCCGCTCCGTTGTTGGTCACGGCCGTCGGCGCCGTCATCACCGGCCTGCTGTTCTTCCTGATCGTGAAGCTCTGGTTGAAGCGCAGCATGCCCGAAGCGCTCATGTCTTCCATGAGTGCGTCGCTGGCCAATTCAGCCAACCTGGGGATCCCCATCGCCGTGTTCGTCCTGGGCGATGCGAGCTATGTGGCACCGCTGTTGATCTTCCAGTTGGCGTTTTTCACCCCCATGTACCTGATGGCCCTCGATGCCAGTACCAGTTCACATCGGACCACTCCCCTGCGCTTCGTCCTGATGATCGTGCGGAACCCCATGATCGTGGGCTCAGCGTTGGGCCTTCTGGTGGCGGGCACCGGTTTCCAGGTGCCAACGCTTATTCTCGAGCCGATCCACCTCATTGGCGGGGCCGCGATTCCTGCGATGCTGATGGCGTTCGGGATGAGCCTGAACGGTTCCAGGCCCCTGCAGAAGTCCGCAGGACGCCGGCTCGACACCCTGTTGGCCAGCGGCTTCAAACTCGTCGTGCACCCGTTGGTGGCATATCTTTTCGCCCGCTTCGCCCTCGGGATGGACGGCCATGCGCTGTTCGCGGTGGTGGTGACCGCGGCGCTGCCCACAGCCCAGAACGTGTTCGTGGCCGCCAACCGTTACCAGGCGGGAATTACCGTCGCCAAGGACACCGTGCTCATCACCACGATCGTGGCAGTGCCGGCGATGATCGCCGTCGCACTGCTGCTTACCTGA
- a CDS encoding rhamnulokinase, producing MTTGTTTDTAPAHAGAVSSPQTDQVFAAIDIGASSGRVMLGRVSPATGVSLETIHRFPNGVIELDGGLRWDFDALFAEVLNGLAAAATMARGHGERIVSIGIDTWAVDYGLVNKAGELTAQPYSYRDERSRAAVERVHAAVSPEKLYAATGLQYLQFNTLYQLAAEPNLEGLQALLIPDLIAFLLTGERRTEATNASTTGLFDAVAGEWATEFLDALRLPRNVFPPLIQPGETVGTLLPEILDRTGLPADTKVVAVGSHDTASAVAAVPAADQDFAYISSGTWSLVGVELPRPVLSETSRKANFTNERGVDGTIRYLRNVGGLWLLSECQRAWAAEGHTQALTALLDSAAALPAGGPRINADDPRFTAPDNMPDRIRAAVRNTGAVLPDRPAAVVRCIMDSLAAGYARTLADAERLTGRSTSVVHIVGGGSQNRLLCRLTADETGKQVVAGPVEATALGNVLVQARASGLVKGGLAELRVLVAAGTELLRYEPAGALQSSRS from the coding sequence GTGACCACCGGAACCACCACGGACACCGCCCCGGCACACGCCGGGGCGGTGTCCTCACCGCAGACAGACCAGGTTTTCGCAGCCATCGACATCGGCGCTTCCTCCGGCCGCGTCATGCTGGGCCGCGTCTCCCCCGCCACAGGAGTCTCCCTTGAGACGATCCACCGCTTCCCCAACGGAGTCATAGAGCTCGACGGCGGCCTCCGCTGGGATTTCGACGCCCTCTTCGCTGAGGTGCTCAATGGGCTGGCAGCCGCGGCGACCATGGCGCGGGGGCACGGCGAGCGCATCGTGAGCATCGGCATCGACACCTGGGCCGTTGACTACGGCTTGGTGAACAAAGCCGGCGAACTGACCGCGCAGCCCTACAGCTACCGCGACGAACGCAGCCGGGCCGCTGTGGAGCGCGTCCATGCGGCCGTTTCCCCGGAAAAGCTCTATGCCGCCACGGGATTGCAGTACTTGCAGTTCAACACCCTGTATCAACTGGCCGCGGAGCCGAACCTTGAAGGGCTGCAAGCTCTCCTGATCCCCGATCTGATTGCTTTCCTGCTGACGGGTGAGCGCCGGACGGAAGCCACCAATGCCTCCACCACCGGGCTCTTCGACGCCGTCGCCGGAGAGTGGGCCACGGAATTCCTGGACGCCCTCCGCCTGCCCCGTAACGTCTTCCCTCCGCTGATCCAACCCGGCGAAACGGTGGGAACGCTCTTGCCGGAGATCCTTGACCGGACGGGCCTTCCGGCGGACACGAAAGTGGTGGCCGTCGGTTCGCACGACACCGCATCCGCCGTCGCCGCAGTTCCCGCTGCGGACCAGGATTTCGCCTACATCTCCTCGGGCACGTGGTCCTTGGTAGGCGTCGAGCTTCCCCGGCCGGTCCTCAGCGAAACCAGCCGGAAAGCCAACTTCACCAACGAACGCGGCGTGGACGGCACCATCCGGTATCTCCGCAACGTCGGTGGCCTGTGGCTGCTCAGCGAATGCCAAAGGGCGTGGGCCGCCGAGGGCCACACGCAAGCGCTCACCGCCTTGCTGGATTCCGCGGCGGCACTGCCTGCCGGTGGGCCCCGGATCAACGCCGACGACCCCCGCTTCACAGCACCGGACAACATGCCGGACCGGATCCGCGCAGCCGTGCGCAACACCGGTGCGGTACTCCCGGACCGGCCTGCCGCCGTCGTGCGTTGCATCATGGACAGCCTCGCTGCCGGTTACGCCCGCACGCTGGCCGACGCAGAGCGGCTCACGGGGCGAAGCACCAGCGTGGTGCATATTGTGGGCGGCGGCTCGCAGAACCGGCTCCTGTGCCGGCTCACTGCCGACGAAACGGGCAAACAGGTGGTCGCGGGGCCGGTCGAAGCTACAGCGCTGGGCAATGTGCTGGTGCAGGCGAGGGCCTCAGGCTTGGTCAAGGGTGGGTTGGCTGAGCTGCGCGTACTCGTGGCCGCAGGGACGGAACTGCTGCGATACGAGCCGGCCGGCGCCTTGCAGTCCAGCCGGTCCTGA
- the panD gene encoding aspartate 1-decarboxylase encodes MIRTMFKSKIHRATVTHADLHYVGSVTVDLDLLDAADILPGELVSIVDVTNGARLETYTIAGERGSGVIGINGAAAHMVHVGDTVILITYAEMTTEEARAYEPRVVHVGKDNKILQLGNDPAEGHTPGLMRPPHALSNAAHLS; translated from the coding sequence ATGATCCGCACAATGTTCAAGTCCAAGATCCACCGTGCAACGGTGACCCATGCCGACCTCCACTACGTCGGTTCGGTCACTGTCGACTTGGACCTGCTGGATGCGGCCGACATCCTTCCCGGCGAACTCGTGTCCATTGTTGACGTCACCAACGGCGCCCGGCTGGAGACTTACACCATCGCCGGCGAGCGCGGGTCCGGCGTGATCGGCATCAACGGCGCGGCCGCGCACATGGTCCACGTCGGCGATACCGTCATCCTCATCACCTATGCGGAAATGACCACGGAAGAGGCCCGGGCCTACGAACCCAGGGTGGTTCATGTCGGCAAGGACAACAAAATCCTGCAGCTTGGCAACGACCCCGCCGAGGGCCACACCCCCGGGCTCATGCGCCCGCCGCACGCGCTCAGCAACGCAGCCCACCTCAGCTAG
- a CDS encoding trehalase-like domain-containing protein, with product MPTHLNQSVADSALLMKSLPLGLLRTVLQSDAHNGITPELFAELKVLARVPGLLVACNYGGTLCSAEGVSTETLPLDSAAVALRALAALPNTHAAIISGRSLRDLAAVSRLPAEVHLVGSHGVEFDMGYAYTLSLATEQLLQQVATALTEAVGFEKGISVVRKPVGVAVHTRPATPEVVDRAVYASQRIAIEFGLYFIIDGTVLDLTVEEPAKGQALEQLRARLGVSAALYAGDAESDEKALATLRGPDLGLHVGPGSTTAAHTLPDPEAFAHVLALLFELRRAWLFGEDAVGLERHSMIGNGSSTALLTPDAKVCWMSHPLPDSGSLFAHILGGDPAGHFSIEPAKPSQVLAQRYVDNTMIVETRWADVTVTDYLEPAPEGITSLVRVLSGTGSARVVFAPRPDYANAPFSMEIRGDEVHILGTSDPIILSAPGVAFSITSDGRYATATAEVALSDGPVVLNMRCGDTEPPPPDPAGEPHRRAAVGQVAREWVKALQLPTIKTSLVRRSALVLKSLVHEPTGAVLAAPTTSLPEGIGGTRNWDYRYCWLRDGSMTVNSLVSLGSTEEADGFLRWLGRILDNAPGPEWLHPLYSVTGSPLSTEAIVESLPGYAGSRPVRIGNAADHQVQLDVFGPIAELIHDLSERRGFLPDGHWFLMEQMAHAVLARWHEPDHGIWEARRPPRHHVYTKVMCWVTLDRALRAAALHGRTPHADWAPTAATIREEVLREGWDSSARSYTVAYDSPDLDAAVLHVGLSGLLDVQDQRFLDTVTAVERELRVGPTVFRYRYDDGLPGLEGGFHICTTWLIEAYLAVGRLDDALELFNQLVALFGPTGLLPEEYDPGTETHLGNHPQAYSHLGFIRCAQLLDHYLASADVE from the coding sequence ATGCCCACGCACTTGAATCAATCAGTCGCCGACTCCGCGCTGCTGATGAAATCGCTCCCGCTTGGCCTCCTCCGGACGGTCCTTCAATCCGACGCGCACAACGGCATCACTCCTGAGCTGTTCGCGGAGCTTAAGGTCCTGGCCAGGGTTCCCGGCCTCCTGGTGGCCTGCAACTACGGCGGGACGCTCTGCTCGGCGGAGGGAGTATCCACCGAGACGCTGCCCTTGGACAGCGCGGCGGTGGCGCTCCGGGCTCTCGCAGCCCTCCCGAACACCCACGCAGCCATCATTTCCGGCAGGTCTTTGCGGGACCTGGCAGCAGTGTCCCGGCTTCCGGCCGAGGTCCATTTGGTGGGTTCCCACGGGGTGGAGTTCGACATGGGCTACGCCTACACGCTTTCCCTCGCCACGGAGCAGTTGCTCCAACAGGTAGCTACGGCGTTGACCGAAGCCGTGGGATTCGAGAAGGGCATCAGCGTTGTCCGAAAGCCCGTAGGCGTTGCTGTCCACACCCGGCCGGCCACGCCCGAGGTTGTGGACCGGGCGGTGTACGCCTCGCAGAGGATCGCGATCGAATTCGGCCTCTACTTCATCATCGACGGAACGGTGCTGGACCTCACGGTGGAGGAGCCGGCGAAGGGCCAAGCCCTGGAGCAGCTCCGCGCCCGGTTGGGCGTCAGCGCGGCACTGTATGCGGGCGATGCCGAGAGCGACGAAAAAGCGCTGGCCACTTTGCGGGGGCCGGACCTCGGTTTGCATGTGGGGCCCGGAAGCACGACGGCGGCACACACCCTTCCGGATCCGGAAGCCTTTGCGCACGTGCTGGCCTTGCTGTTCGAGCTGCGGCGGGCATGGCTCTTCGGCGAAGACGCAGTGGGCCTGGAACGACACTCGATGATCGGCAACGGAAGCTCCACGGCCTTGCTTACGCCGGATGCCAAGGTCTGCTGGATGAGCCACCCGTTGCCCGATTCGGGCTCTCTGTTCGCCCATATCCTCGGCGGCGACCCTGCCGGCCACTTTAGTATCGAACCGGCGAAACCGTCACAGGTGCTGGCCCAGCGCTACGTGGACAACACCATGATCGTGGAAACCCGTTGGGCAGACGTTACCGTGACGGACTACCTGGAACCCGCCCCGGAGGGGATCACCAGCCTGGTCCGGGTGTTGTCCGGAACGGGGTCGGCCCGCGTGGTCTTCGCTCCGCGGCCCGACTACGCCAACGCACCGTTCAGCATGGAAATCCGCGGCGACGAGGTCCATATCCTGGGCACCTCGGATCCGATCATCCTGTCCGCTCCCGGGGTCGCCTTCTCCATCACCAGCGACGGCCGCTACGCCACTGCTACAGCTGAAGTCGCCCTCAGCGACGGGCCTGTGGTCCTCAATATGCGCTGTGGGGATACCGAGCCGCCGCCCCCGGACCCGGCCGGCGAGCCCCACCGTCGTGCCGCCGTCGGGCAGGTTGCGCGTGAGTGGGTCAAAGCACTGCAGCTGCCCACCATCAAAACTTCGCTGGTGCGGCGCTCCGCGCTGGTCCTCAAGTCGCTGGTCCACGAGCCCACCGGTGCCGTCCTGGCTGCGCCCACCACGTCCCTGCCGGAAGGAATCGGCGGAACCCGGAACTGGGATTACCGGTACTGCTGGCTGCGCGACGGGTCCATGACCGTGAACTCGCTGGTGTCCTTGGGATCCACGGAGGAAGCGGACGGGTTCCTGCGGTGGCTGGGCCGCATCCTGGACAACGCCCCCGGCCCGGAATGGCTGCACCCCCTTTACTCGGTGACTGGCTCACCGTTGTCTACGGAGGCCATCGTGGAGAGCCTGCCGGGGTACGCGGGGTCCAGGCCTGTACGGATCGGGAACGCAGCGGACCACCAGGTGCAACTGGACGTGTTCGGCCCCATCGCCGAGCTGATCCATGATCTGTCGGAGCGGCGCGGATTCCTGCCGGACGGGCACTGGTTCCTGATGGAGCAAATGGCGCATGCGGTGCTGGCCCGCTGGCATGAGCCCGACCACGGGATCTGGGAAGCGCGCCGCCCGCCTCGCCACCACGTCTATACCAAGGTCATGTGCTGGGTCACGCTGGACCGGGCGCTGCGTGCTGCTGCCCTGCACGGCCGGACGCCGCACGCGGACTGGGCGCCCACGGCCGCGACGATCCGTGAAGAAGTCCTTCGCGAGGGCTGGGATTCGTCGGCGCGGTCCTACACCGTGGCCTACGACAGCCCGGACCTCGACGCCGCAGTTCTCCACGTCGGACTGTCCGGCCTCCTGGACGTCCAGGACCAGCGGTTCCTGGATACCGTGACTGCGGTGGAGCGGGAGCTGCGCGTCGGTCCTACGGTCTTCCGGTACAGGTACGACGACGGCCTGCCGGGTCTGGAGGGCGGCTTCCACATTTGCACCACCTGGCTGATTGAGGCGTACCTCGCGGTGGGGCGACTGGACGATGCGCTGGAACTGTTCAACCAGTTGGTGGCCCTGTTCGGTCCCACCGGGCTGCTGCCCGAGGAGTATGATCCGGGCACGGAAACGCACCTCGGCAACCATCCCCAGGCCTACTCACACCTCGGCTTCATCCGCTGCGCGCAGCTCCTGGACCACTACCTGGCCAGCGCCGACGTGGAGTAA